The following proteins are encoded in a genomic region of Vanessa tameamea isolate UH-Manoa-2023 chromosome 4, ilVanTame1 primary haplotype, whole genome shotgun sequence:
- the LOC113394482 gene encoding metabotropic glycine receptor, protein MGARWARCAALALVCCACAAAPAGPSPAPSSAPVSCDPLLLKRTPPLPQNVREYEAAVVQTARALSELVEQGAADEARAAALARAAARAPLHPPPAAVALGAPQLHLGILYIAEPPRLIVFQQNNSATLQQFWRTLASAWNASLVLWSNAWYSCEGNPGWWGGTAAARGAGPARAAAAIFRRIPAIPCEETMYEWLGGPPLCDPATTDCEAFPSENRDQRLGYHCKCSSGHWHASGGDWISRSTLFEIGQMNCTPCGLGSNPAACLADAYRASLLAANLAGMLLCLVIGFIIFKKRKCKAVAMGMWTVLEVVLLGAMLMYASAASQYISIARWRCVAGAWLRELGFVACYGSVVLRLWVLLAEFRTRKAHRWTPRDSEVLRIVAAMVLGAACYLSAFTATTACDEDAGGGCARAAWHHVTAAAELLLLVAGLRIAHAARNANVPFQERGWLATALWAEGVCGAAWRVAALAGAAPERSALAAAARAHLSAGAALACVLAPRLWHGYRARSLAQEVSRRGPAEGFGAEGEEEPTSEEVRAELKRLYVQLEILRNQTLRRDNPHISKRRGGRKPPHRRFSLQKKGSREKALQARRGCKNKGGSASAVEASEAGDASRTPEDSVCSAEGPSHYTDGDTQA, encoded by the exons ATGGGGGCGCGGTGGGCGCGGTGTGCGGCGTTGGCGCTAGTATGTTGCGCgtgcgccgccgcgcccgccggcCCGTCGCCCGCACCCTCATCCGCCCCCGTGTCGTGCGACCCGCTACTTCTAAAAAGGACGCCACCTTTACCACAG AATGTTCGCGAATATGAAGCCGCTGTTGTTCAAACCGCTCGAGCGTTGTCAGAGCTGGTGGAGCAGGGTGCTGCGGACGAAGCTAGGGCAGCTGCCCTTGCACGAGCCGCTGCACGCGCTCCACTCCACCCACCCCCAGCTGCTGTCGCACTCGGTGCACCACAGCTGCACCTTGGCATACTCTACATTGCAGAACCTCCAAGACTAATCGTCTTTCAACAAAATAACTCAGCCACACTCCAACAGTTCTGGCGCACTTTAGCTTCTGCTTGGAACGCTAGTCTTGTTCTTTGGTCCAATGCATGGTATTCATGTGAAGGTAATCCGGGGTGGTGGGGTGGAACGGCAGCGGCTAGAGGCGCTGGACCAGCTCGAGCTGCTGCTGCAATATTTCGTCGCATACCGGCTATACCATGTGAAGAAACTATGTATGAATGGTTAGGTGGACCACCGTTATGTGATCCAGCTACGACGGATTGTGAAGCTTTTCCTTCTGAAAATAGAGACCAAAGACTTGGg TACCATTGTAAATGTAGCTCGGGTCATTGGCATGCGAGTGGAGGAGATTGGATCAGTAGATCAACGCTCTTTGAAATCGGTCAGATGAACTGCACTCCATGTGGGTTGGGGAGCAATCCAGCTGCATGCCTCGCCGACGCCTACCGTGCTTCATTACTAGCAGCCAACCTTGCTGGCATGCTGCTCTGCCTCGTCATCggatttatcatttttaaaaagagaAAGTGTAAA GCCGTTGCCATGGGCATGTGGACAGTTCTAGAAGTGGTTCTTCTTGGTGCTATGCTCATGTATGCTTCG GCGGCTTCCCAATACATATCGATAGCGCGTTGGCGATGCGTTGCGGGAGCGTGGTTGCGCGAGCTTGGCTTCGTTGCGTGTTACGGCTCTGTAGTTCTGCGGTTGTGGGTGTTGCTCGCAGAGTTCCGCACAAGAAAGGCACATCGTTGGACACCGAGAGACTCAGAG gtCTTAAGAATAGTTGCAGCGATGGTGTTAGGTGCAGCTTGTTACTTATCAGCTTTTACTGCGACGACGGCATGCGACGAAGACGCGGGCGGAGGCTGTGCCCGCGCTGCTTGGCACCACGTCACGGCCGCTGCCGAGTTGCTCCTACTTGTAGCGGGACTTCGGATAGCACATGCAGCGAGAAACGCAAATGTACCATTTCAG GAGCGTGGATGGCTAGCGACGGCACTGTGGGCGGAGGGCGTGTGCGGCGCGGCGTGGCGCGTAGCGGCGCTGGCGGGCGCGGCGCCCGAGCGCTCGGCGCTGGCGGCGGCCGCGCGCGCGCACCTGTCCGCCGGCGCAGCGCTCGCGTGCGTGCTAGCACCGCGGCTTTGGCACGGGTACCGCGCACGGTCGCTCGCACAGGAG GTATCTCGTCGCGGTCCAGCGGAGGGTTTCGGTGCAGAAGGTGAAGAAGAACCCACATCGGAAGAAGTGCGCGCAGAATTGAAGCGATTGTACGTGCAGTTGGAGATTTTGCGCAATCAGACGCTCCGTCGCGACAATCCGCATATCAGCAAACGTCGTGGAGGACGAAAGCCACCTCACAGGCGGTTCTCATTGcag